From a single Methylacidiphilum kamchatkense Kam1 genomic region:
- a CDS encoding quinone-dependent dihydroorotate dehydrogenase codes for MIYNLLRPLLFSLDPELVHLCSLKVLSQPFFGYLSRALFSPLMEVKGLEKELWGIHFSNPIGLAAGFDKNGIGLQAWESLGFGFVEIGTVTPLPQTGNPKPRLTRLPQSEALWNSLGFPSEGAEKVSQRLRKFLMTKGKPRIAIGINIGKNRLTPLEEAAEDYKKCFSYFKDLADFFVVNVSSPNTVGLRSLQEKKRLELILEALNSINMVPKSPILVKIAPDIELRTIADILSVLIEKEAGGVVVANTMLAKGPWGHMGGISGRPLSKISTELIRFVKKKVLGVFQSLE; via the coding sequence ATGATCTATAATCTCTTACGGCCGTTACTTTTTTCTTTGGATCCTGAATTGGTGCATCTTTGCAGCTTGAAGGTATTAAGTCAGCCTTTTTTTGGTTATTTGTCTAGGGCTCTTTTCTCTCCTCTAATGGAAGTCAAAGGGTTGGAAAAAGAACTTTGGGGGATTCATTTTTCTAATCCCATAGGGCTTGCTGCTGGATTCGATAAAAATGGAATTGGGTTACAAGCCTGGGAATCTCTTGGTTTTGGTTTTGTGGAAATAGGAACGGTGACTCCGTTGCCTCAAACTGGCAATCCAAAGCCTAGGCTCACTAGATTACCACAAAGTGAGGCTCTTTGGAACTCCCTAGGCTTTCCAAGTGAGGGAGCAGAGAAGGTTTCGCAAAGGTTGAGGAAATTTCTTATGACGAAGGGAAAACCCAGAATAGCTATTGGGATAAACATTGGGAAAAACAGGTTGACTCCTTTAGAGGAAGCAGCAGAGGACTATAAAAAATGTTTTTCTTATTTTAAGGATCTAGCTGATTTTTTTGTCGTCAATGTCAGCTCTCCCAATACTGTTGGGCTAAGATCGTTACAGGAAAAAAAGAGATTGGAGCTCATTTTAGAAGCGTTAAACTCTATCAATATGGTCCCGAAAAGCCCTATTCTTGTCAAAATTGCACCTGACATCGAACTGAGAACTATTGCTGATATCTTGAGTGTCCTTATCGAAAAAGAGGCTGGGGGAGTGGTTGTAGCGAACACCATGCTTGCTAAAGGACCCTGGGGACATATGGGAGGGATAAGTGGAAGACCGCTGAGCAAAATTTCCACAGAGTTGATCCGTTTTGTCAAAAAGAAAGTCTTGGGCGTCTTCCAGTCATTGGAGTAG
- a CDS encoding class I SAM-dependent RNA methyltransferase: protein MKIGQQSVVTIEKIVYGGEGIGKLEEGLVIFVPFSAPKEKLRVIIREIKKNYVKGTIKEIFEKGKGRVLPACPAYGSCGGCAYQHLDYETELEIKQAQIEEIFSCFKKNHPLSIQNIIHSPFPYGYRNRISLHVSNGKVGFYAKSSNRIVPIRSCLIASEKINVLLKKWLDQKRQYVGPKTMHFSLREPEIPSYGFYQVNRYLLQKMRELVDETIGREISQIIEGYSGAGFFTEYLRLRMEKIYAIEENHLSVEHAKTLGLKNVFFIEGKVEDKLADCQSQIETAKAAYLFDPPKEGISKEVISLVNSHPLPKLIYVSCNPLTLKRDIQRLEKNYLLRTLRPVDLFPKTSEIECIALLTRKNGI from the coding sequence ATGAAAATTGGTCAGCAAAGTGTTGTCACGATAGAGAAGATTGTTTATGGGGGAGAAGGCATAGGGAAACTGGAAGAAGGGTTAGTCATCTTTGTTCCATTCTCTGCTCCTAAAGAAAAGCTTCGTGTTATCATTCGTGAAATCAAAAAAAACTACGTCAAAGGAACCATAAAAGAGATTTTTGAAAAGGGTAAGGGAAGAGTCCTCCCCGCTTGTCCTGCTTATGGCTCGTGTGGAGGGTGTGCCTATCAACATTTAGATTATGAAACGGAATTAGAAATTAAGCAGGCGCAAATCGAGGAGATCTTTTCTTGTTTTAAAAAAAATCATCCTTTATCAATACAAAACATCATCCATAGTCCGTTTCCCTATGGGTATCGGAATCGGATCAGTCTTCATGTAAGCAATGGGAAGGTTGGATTTTATGCAAAATCCTCCAATCGGATTGTACCCATAAGATCTTGTCTTATTGCATCGGAAAAAATTAATGTGCTTTTGAAAAAATGGCTTGATCAAAAAAGGCAGTATGTCGGGCCAAAAACGATGCATTTTTCCCTAAGAGAGCCTGAAATCCCATCCTATGGGTTTTATCAGGTAAATCGCTATCTTCTACAAAAAATGCGCGAGCTAGTCGATGAAACTATCGGTAGAGAAATCTCCCAAATTATTGAAGGGTATAGTGGAGCAGGGTTTTTTACGGAATACTTAAGGCTCAGAATGGAAAAAATTTATGCGATTGAAGAAAACCATTTGAGTGTTGAGCATGCAAAAACCTTAGGGCTTAAGAACGTTTTTTTTATTGAAGGCAAAGTGGAGGACAAACTGGCTGATTGTCAATCCCAAATCGAAACAGCAAAAGCAGCTTACCTCTTTGATCCACCAAAAGAAGGAATCTCCAAAGAAGTTATCTCTTTGGTTAATTCCCATCCTCTTCCAAAACTTATTTATGTGTCCTGTAATCCTTTAACCTTAAAAAGGGATATTCAAAGACTGGAAAAGAACTACTTGCTTAGGACATTAAGACCGGTAGATCTTTTCCCAAAAACCTCAGAAATTGAATGTATAGCACTTTTGACAAGAAAGAACGGGATATAG
- a CDS encoding mercuric transporter MerT family protein yields MKASKFGILSAILAASCCVGPLLLAVLGISAGSVFFGRFHWFFLAAGGIVLVYAWWRFMNEKSYCECESYKDSQTALTSPTQKRTLLFLIGATAIFLLFLGMSLFQSFGGQSLASASLQNVVLKPGEVEMRIPIKGMSCVTCEIVIKDHLKKVSGVQWVKVSAAANEAIVVYDRNKTKVEELLSAIKDSGYEPGDPQLISSIK; encoded by the coding sequence ATGAAAGCAAGTAAGTTTGGTATCCTTTCGGCAATCCTTGCCGCAAGTTGCTGTGTTGGGCCATTGTTATTAGCCGTTTTAGGTATCTCAGCCGGATCGGTCTTTTTTGGGCGATTTCATTGGTTTTTTCTAGCTGCTGGAGGAATTGTCCTCGTCTATGCATGGTGGCGTTTTATGAATGAAAAATCGTATTGTGAATGTGAATCTTATAAGGATTCACAGACAGCTTTAACTAGTCCCACACAAAAAAGAACTTTGCTTTTTCTGATAGGGGCAACGGCTATATTTTTGCTCTTTTTAGGAATGAGTTTGTTCCAGTCTTTTGGTGGTCAGAGCCTTGCTTCAGCATCTCTTCAAAATGTCGTCTTAAAACCTGGAGAGGTTGAAATGAGAATCCCTATAAAAGGTATGAGTTGTGTGACGTGTGAAATAGTTATTAAGGATCATCTTAAAAAAGTCTCTGGAGTACAATGGGTTAAAGTGAGTGCTGCGGCAAATGAGGCTATTGTTGTTTATGATAGAAATAAAACTAAGGTTGAGGAGCTGCTATCAGCTATAAAAGACTCCGGTTATGAACCAGGTGATCCCCAACTGATTAGCTCAATCAAATAG
- a CDS encoding TonB-dependent receptor, whose amino-acid sequence MCLLLFFILFFFNLYCIASAPSSQGDFGSDGLKPQANQNESIILPTVEVSAEAIEGPASSLTSAYGPEMSLFETPRQITQVSREALNTVAPGNLMGYDDLAPLVPSLTTMAPAGDYSVEPFIRGLPATVFRNGMMVGLESYGTSGILPNFYAYENIDIVQGPVTAVYGAREMASGYANQITKQPYFDKFRGAAQYSIGMYDQNRWNIDIGGPFANGKAAYRFDYAGQYSGSYYEGAYMHSQDFYLAVSAKPTENYWIDSNVEWDTLGFNLPLGINRPDQALIDSGLYQSGNMIGWLGPNGNFHPGIGTSVPGQGYVIQWGPQLPISLRNNLANLAGSGNFLNYGVAQVIQTLKVSDDLRIVNNTMFEYLSMLQNPLANSNWAYTPGDWLIEHRLEAQAELHTNLAGLSTKHLLDGGMFFWFQNNTDYTETSRIADNFWNMAKPLSRSNLLPPVTMSEALRAQDIYLTDIPIPGIPYITYNTDNFATARSQFFQFSPFIQDVVSLGEKWSFIFGSRLQWYIVANSDPPGTPPPLMLQSYYSILEPQVNASLSYKPYPWMNAYFTYAYAQVAAMDVLGAFCPEFTSKYYHLTTTMYEAGVKFNLYHDKLFLSTEGFYYSTFFPVTVLPGGFTPITPADVIGAELAGTYQPNANWSFNFGFDYLVGEEFWTQSAAQTGPTVIQNYSAAVAALYNLPVDPYVTLPTGIYPFIGFPHEHGTTMVTYKSDHGFGASFWLWIQSGMFLSYDYATRIPIDYTLNASFFYGTNRWKVQLQCYNITDNHYWFPTGTGFQGDRVYNYDKVLIGLPFWVMGTVTVYF is encoded by the coding sequence ATGTGCTTACTTCTATTCTTTATTTTGTTCTTCTTTAATTTGTATTGCATCGCTTCCGCTCCATCATCTCAAGGTGACTTTGGTTCAGACGGTTTAAAACCGCAGGCAAATCAAAATGAATCAATAATCCTCCCAACAGTGGAAGTCAGTGCAGAGGCTATAGAAGGTCCAGCTTCCTCTTTAACTTCAGCCTATGGGCCTGAAATGAGTCTATTTGAAACCCCTAGGCAGATTACCCAGGTTTCTCGTGAGGCATTAAATACCGTAGCTCCAGGAAATCTGATGGGGTATGATGATCTTGCTCCCTTAGTCCCTTCTCTCACCACAATGGCTCCTGCGGGTGATTATTCAGTAGAACCTTTTATTCGTGGACTCCCAGCTACCGTCTTTCGAAATGGTATGATGGTAGGACTTGAAAGTTATGGGACTTCTGGAATCCTTCCTAATTTTTATGCCTATGAAAATATTGATATAGTCCAAGGGCCAGTGACGGCAGTGTATGGTGCTAGAGAAATGGCATCGGGTTATGCCAATCAAATTACTAAACAACCTTATTTTGATAAGTTTAGAGGCGCTGCCCAGTATTCCATTGGGATGTATGATCAGAATAGGTGGAATATAGACATTGGTGGTCCTTTTGCCAATGGAAAGGCGGCCTACCGGTTTGACTACGCTGGACAATATTCTGGCAGTTATTATGAAGGAGCCTATATGCATAGTCAGGATTTTTACTTAGCTGTGTCAGCCAAGCCGACCGAAAACTACTGGATAGACTCTAATGTTGAATGGGATACTCTTGGTTTTAATCTTCCTCTAGGGATTAATCGTCCTGACCAAGCGCTGATCGATTCAGGGTTGTATCAGAGTGGCAATATGATTGGGTGGTTAGGCCCCAATGGGAATTTTCATCCGGGAATTGGCACTTCGGTTCCCGGCCAAGGTTATGTTATTCAATGGGGGCCTCAGCTACCTATCAGTCTGAGGAATAACCTTGCTAATTTGGCAGGGTCAGGGAATTTCCTAAATTATGGAGTGGCCCAAGTGATTCAGACTCTTAAAGTTTCTGACGATCTACGGATAGTTAATAATACAATGTTTGAATATCTATCCATGTTGCAAAATCCCCTTGCCAACTCTAATTGGGCGTATACACCTGGAGATTGGTTAATTGAACACCGGCTAGAAGCTCAAGCTGAGCTTCATACCAATCTTGCTGGCTTATCCACGAAGCATCTGCTCGATGGTGGAATGTTTTTTTGGTTCCAGAACAATACAGATTATACCGAAACAAGCCGAATAGCTGATAATTTCTGGAATATGGCAAAGCCATTAAGTCGTTCTAATCTTCTTCCTCCAGTAACGATGTCAGAAGCGCTAAGGGCACAGGATATTTATTTAACTGATATTCCTATTCCAGGGATCCCTTACATTACTTATAATACCGACAATTTTGCGACTGCCAGGTCACAGTTTTTTCAATTTTCTCCTTTTATCCAAGATGTTGTTTCTCTTGGAGAAAAATGGTCTTTCATTTTCGGCAGCAGATTGCAGTGGTATATAGTTGCTAACAGTGATCCGCCTGGGACCCCTCCTCCCTTGATGCTTCAAAGCTATTACTCGATTTTGGAGCCACAGGTAAATGCCAGTCTCAGTTATAAACCCTACCCTTGGATGAATGCCTATTTTACTTATGCTTATGCTCAAGTAGCTGCAATGGACGTCTTAGGCGCTTTTTGTCCTGAATTTACAAGCAAATATTACCACTTAACAACAACAATGTATGAAGCAGGAGTTAAATTTAATTTGTATCATGACAAGCTTTTTCTTTCTACAGAAGGCTTTTATTATTCCACTTTTTTTCCTGTTACTGTTCTTCCTGGAGGATTTACTCCTATCACTCCGGCTGATGTAATAGGTGCTGAACTTGCTGGAACCTATCAACCAAATGCAAATTGGTCTTTTAACTTTGGCTTTGATTACCTGGTTGGCGAGGAATTTTGGACACAGAGTGCTGCCCAGACTGGACCAACAGTTATCCAGAACTACTCAGCAGCAGTTGCCGCTCTTTATAACTTGCCAGTCGATCCCTATGTTACCTTACCAACAGGCATTTATCCTTTCATCGGATTTCCTCATGAACATGGAACCACTATGGTAACATACAAATCAGATCATGGCTTTGGAGCTTCTTTCTGGCTGTGGATCCAAAGTGGAATGTTTCTTTCCTATGATTATGCTACTCGCATCCCCATTGATTATACTTTAAATGCAAGCTTCTTTTATGGAACGAACAGATGGAAAGTTCAGCTCCAATGCTATAATATTACTGATAATCATTATTGGTTTCCAACCGGAACTGGCTTCCAAGGAGATAGAGTCTATAACTATGATAAAGTACTCATTGGGCTCCCATTTTGGGTTATGGGGACAGTAACCGTTTATTTTTAA
- the mnmE gene encoding tRNA uridine-5-carboxymethylaminomethyl(34) synthesis GTPase MnmE — protein MQNTIVAPATPPAVSAIAIVRMSGPESLWIINSLLKKPPYWEPQKLYYKKLFFEEELIDDVVVSYWKSPKSYTGEDMVEISCHGNPFIVEKILEACQKLGARLAAPGEFTKRAFLNGKIDLTQAESVIDLIHAGGSLALKSAQALQSGGLSRALLVIREELIDIISELEAYIDFPEEDIQPKVGEQIIAKLSEIEKKLQNLLSSASLSRVLKEGFTIVLAGSPNVGKSSLFNALLKENRAIVSPHPGTTRDTIEAECRISSFLVKIVDTAGQRQSVDEIEAEGIRRAKEAVKKGDLIIHLVSAPDPPSSDPFVLDELLPEQRVILVASKADLGIHPLNQERLAVSVVTGKGIDTLEEKIKDILTGFFPRDFSYGINSRQAVAIEKVLTAVKRGIMGIREKWLPELISSELRYGLEAIGEVIGFISSEDILDKIFQKFCIGK, from the coding sequence GTGCAAAATACAATAGTTGCTCCGGCAACCCCGCCGGCTGTTTCTGCCATAGCTATTGTGCGGATGAGTGGGCCAGAAAGCCTATGGATTATCAATTCATTGTTAAAAAAACCTCCCTATTGGGAACCTCAAAAGCTTTATTACAAAAAGCTTTTTTTTGAAGAGGAACTCATAGACGACGTCGTAGTGTCCTATTGGAAGTCTCCAAAGTCGTATACTGGCGAAGATATGGTGGAGATATCATGCCACGGTAATCCCTTTATAGTTGAAAAGATCCTTGAGGCTTGTCAAAAGCTTGGAGCAAGGCTAGCTGCCCCTGGTGAATTTACTAAACGGGCTTTTTTAAATGGGAAAATCGATTTAACGCAAGCGGAATCTGTCATTGATCTTATCCATGCAGGCGGATCATTGGCTTTAAAATCGGCTCAAGCGTTGCAATCAGGTGGTTTATCTAGAGCTTTGCTGGTGATACGCGAAGAGTTGATCGATATTATTTCTGAGCTGGAAGCCTATATAGATTTTCCTGAAGAAGATATTCAACCAAAGGTAGGGGAACAAATTATTGCCAAGCTGTCAGAAATTGAAAAAAAACTTCAAAACTTACTCTCTTCTGCTTCTTTAAGCAGAGTTTTGAAAGAGGGGTTTACAATTGTTTTGGCAGGATCCCCCAATGTGGGCAAGTCAAGTTTATTCAATGCATTGCTCAAAGAAAACCGGGCTATTGTTTCTCCACATCCAGGAACGACAAGAGACACAATCGAAGCGGAGTGTCGCATTTCATCCTTTCTGGTTAAGATTGTTGATACAGCCGGGCAGAGACAATCAGTCGACGAGATAGAAGCTGAAGGGATAAGAAGAGCCAAAGAGGCAGTAAAAAAGGGGGATTTGATTATCCATCTTGTTTCGGCCCCTGATCCTCCTTCGTCTGATCCTTTTGTTTTGGATGAGCTTTTGCCTGAACAGAGAGTGATTCTGGTTGCATCGAAAGCAGACTTAGGCATTCATCCATTAAATCAAGAAAGACTGGCTGTTTCTGTAGTGACGGGGAAAGGAATTGATACGCTTGAAGAAAAGATAAAAGATATTTTAACTGGATTCTTTCCTCGCGATTTTTCCTATGGAATCAATTCCAGACAAGCGGTGGCAATAGAGAAGGTATTAACAGCGGTTAAAAGAGGGATAATGGGGATTAGAGAAAAGTGGCTTCCTGAGCTTATTAGTAGCGAGTTAAGATATGGTTTAGAAGCAATAGGGGAAGTGATCGGCTTTATAAGTTCGGAAGATATTTTGGATAAAATTTTTCAGAAATTTTGCATTGGAAAATGA
- a CDS encoding metal-dependent hydrolase has translation MKIHYFGHSCFGLEVGSSYLLFDPFLTQNPLAHSIKVENLHPQYILVSHGHFDHISDAAQISKDNHAPILSNFEITLWLEKQGATQILPMNLGGSRSFNFGKIYFVQAAHSSSLPDGSYGGTAGGFIVESPEGIIYYAGDSAIISEMKLFGELFKIDIALLPIGGVFTMGIDEAIYAAKLLNCKQVMGVHFDTFDAIKIDHEEAKAKFQDEEIPFHLLKAGQSLEI, from the coding sequence ATGAAAATCCATTATTTTGGCCATTCTTGTTTTGGTTTAGAAGTAGGGAGTTCTTATCTGCTCTTCGATCCATTTCTTACCCAGAACCCGTTGGCTCATTCGATTAAAGTGGAGAATCTTCATCCGCAGTACATTTTGGTCTCTCACGGCCACTTCGATCACATTTCAGATGCAGCTCAAATTTCAAAAGACAATCATGCTCCCATTCTTTCTAACTTTGAAATTACTCTTTGGCTGGAAAAGCAAGGGGCAACTCAGATTCTTCCCATGAACCTTGGGGGATCAAGGAGTTTCAATTTTGGAAAAATCTATTTTGTCCAAGCCGCTCATTCCAGCAGCCTCCCTGATGGTTCCTATGGAGGTACAGCCGGCGGATTTATCGTAGAAAGTCCAGAAGGAATCATTTACTACGCGGGCGATTCTGCCATTATCTCAGAAATGAAACTTTTTGGAGAACTTTTTAAAATAGATATTGCTCTGCTGCCTATTGGAGGAGTATTTACCATGGGCATAGACGAAGCCATCTATGCCGCAAAGCTACTCAATTGCAAGCAGGTCATGGGAGTCCATTTTGATACTTTTGATGCGATCAAAATCGACCATGAAGAAGCCAAAGCAAAATTCCAGGACGAAGAGATTCCATTCCACCTTCTCAAAGCTGGCCAATCTCTTGAAATTTAA
- a CDS encoding TonB-dependent receptor, whose protein sequence is MIAFLGMALFLLFLANAGFGSEDQPTSQKESTVAVGLDPDNPGMETQSKTKTAKKSADSDRNRQDYKPENPEVIYTQRTLEETVSQLPEVQVIAVTPLPGMGQPLENLPGNYQLAKGETWLKQEEFSLPQFMERNMASVNEVNLNGNPFLPNINYRGFAASPIPGTPVGISVFYDGVRINEPFTNNVLWDYVPQLAVSTMEVVPGSNPIYGQNTLGGALVIQTKDGRRNPGSMIQDYAGAWGTNDLEFQHGGYKGKWDWFLSGNWFSQEGWRQQSSSYVKQLFGKIGYHDEGTGTDVHLEYTGADNLLNILGPTPVDMLQTAGNSMIYTGPNPQHDNLNLVNLFATQALTEEWTIGGNAYFRESDFSFNNGNIANNVDQFLGFNYPLDAQAIVGYQPEGTPIFGPAGEWDFGNINQTGAGARIQGQWDKKLGSMENYMVAGASFDWSQSIFNSGFYPAAMGANYNNILIPGFPFQQQFVVPGYSDFVGLYLTDTFSPTPWFHLTGALRDNYAQITIGGFGVDNNGETVSLNAAERFQQLTPAAGFTFQPLLAFGILDPQIKDLTFFFNYSESFRAPMPGEITGANPVIPVILPIAQLGDPMLAPVLAQTFESGLRGSIKPSEISWALSFYRTDIANNIVFQNTGHSSAGFFQNVAAERNQGVEITLQGNYKKLGWFANWSFLEATFQSSLFLENAISTSVPVSPGNRLPNLPEQMFKAGISYQILPRWLVSADFQYYSSRFLYGDWANVYPMMRGFSVLNIQSYVTVTKYCQLFVFATNVFNEFYAGAGMISQNVFTGAPNGGTIVPFITPGSPFGIWGGARLTF, encoded by the coding sequence ATGATTGCGTTTCTGGGCATGGCTCTTTTTTTGTTGTTCTTAGCAAACGCTGGATTTGGGTCTGAAGATCAGCCAACAAGCCAAAAAGAATCGACTGTAGCCGTAGGGTTGGATCCAGATAATCCTGGGATGGAAACTCAATCCAAAACCAAAACAGCTAAAAAGTCTGCTGATTCTGATAGGAATAGACAAGATTATAAGCCAGAAAATCCAGAAGTTATTTATACGCAAAGGACTCTAGAAGAAACCGTCAGCCAACTTCCTGAAGTGCAAGTAATAGCCGTAACACCTTTGCCGGGGATGGGTCAGCCGCTGGAAAATTTACCTGGGAATTATCAACTAGCTAAAGGAGAAACATGGCTAAAGCAAGAAGAGTTTAGCCTACCGCAATTTATGGAAAGGAACATGGCTAGCGTTAATGAAGTCAATCTCAACGGTAATCCTTTTTTGCCTAATATCAATTATCGTGGATTTGCAGCTTCGCCTATTCCTGGTACTCCTGTGGGGATTTCCGTTTTTTATGATGGGGTAAGGATTAATGAGCCCTTTACAAACAATGTTCTTTGGGATTATGTGCCTCAGCTGGCTGTTTCCACTATGGAAGTAGTTCCAGGTTCAAATCCTATTTATGGACAGAATACCCTTGGCGGTGCGTTGGTAATTCAAACAAAGGATGGAAGGCGCAATCCAGGCTCTATGATCCAGGATTATGCTGGAGCATGGGGAACCAATGATCTCGAATTTCAACATGGAGGTTATAAGGGCAAATGGGATTGGTTTTTGTCTGGCAACTGGTTTAGTCAAGAAGGTTGGAGGCAGCAAAGTTCAAGCTATGTCAAACAGCTTTTTGGAAAAATAGGCTATCATGACGAGGGGACAGGAACCGACGTCCATTTAGAATATACGGGTGCTGATAATCTGTTAAATATTTTGGGCCCTACTCCTGTGGATATGTTACAGACGGCAGGGAATTCCATGATCTATACAGGGCCTAACCCTCAGCATGACAATCTGAACCTTGTCAATCTATTTGCTACTCAAGCCCTAACGGAAGAATGGACTATAGGAGGGAATGCTTATTTTAGAGAATCTGACTTTTCTTTTAACAACGGAAATATCGCAAATAATGTGGATCAGTTTCTAGGGTTTAACTATCCGTTGGATGCTCAAGCGATCGTTGGCTATCAGCCAGAGGGGACACCCATTTTTGGTCCAGCTGGAGAATGGGATTTTGGGAATATCAATCAAACAGGAGCAGGGGCGAGGATTCAAGGACAATGGGATAAAAAATTGGGTTCCATGGAAAATTATATGGTTGCAGGAGCAAGTTTTGATTGGTCTCAGAGTATATTTAATTCTGGCTTTTATCCCGCGGCCATGGGAGCCAATTACAATAATATATTGATTCCTGGTTTTCCTTTTCAACAACAGTTTGTGGTGCCAGGATATTCGGACTTTGTTGGATTATATCTGACCGACACTTTTTCTCCAACACCCTGGTTTCATCTTACGGGAGCTTTAAGAGACAATTATGCGCAAATCACGATTGGTGGTTTTGGTGTAGATAACAATGGGGAAACCGTTTCATTGAATGCCGCAGAGAGGTTTCAGCAACTAACCCCAGCAGCCGGCTTTACATTTCAGCCGCTTTTGGCTTTTGGAATCCTTGATCCACAAATAAAAGATTTAACCTTTTTTTTCAACTATAGTGAAAGTTTTAGAGCTCCCATGCCTGGAGAGATTACAGGAGCAAATCCAGTCATCCCTGTCATTTTACCAATTGCACAGTTGGGCGACCCTATGCTTGCTCCCGTTCTTGCTCAGACTTTCGAAAGTGGTCTTCGGGGATCGATTAAACCAAGTGAGATATCGTGGGCTCTTTCCTTTTATCGAACAGATATAGCCAACAACATCGTTTTTCAGAATACAGGACATTCCAGCGCTGGATTTTTCCAAAATGTGGCTGCAGAAAGAAATCAAGGAGTAGAAATCACCTTACAGGGAAATTACAAAAAACTGGGTTGGTTTGCTAATTGGTCATTTTTGGAAGCCACCTTTCAGTCCTCACTTTTCTTGGAAAATGCAATAAGCACTTCAGTGCCTGTCTCTCCAGGGAACAGGCTCCCAAACCTACCGGAACAGATGTTTAAAGCCGGGATCAGTTATCAGATATTACCAAGATGGCTTGTTTCAGCTGATTTCCAATACTATTCCAGCCGCTTTCTTTATGGTGATTGGGCGAATGTGTATCCAATGATGAGAGGCTTTTCTGTACTAAATATTCAAAGCTATGTTACTGTTACTAAATATTGCCAGCTCTTTGTTTTTGCTACCAATGTTTTCAATGAATTTTACGCTGGGGCAGGGATGATCTCCCAGAATGTGTTTACTGGAGCTCCTAATGGGGGAACAATCGTGCCTTTTATTACTCCCGGCTCTCCTTTTGGAATATGGGGAGGAGCAAGGCTAACTTTTTAA
- a CDS encoding O-acetyl-ADP-ribose deacetylase: MKLDETLHRIELIQGDITRLKVDAIVNAANARLIKGGGVDGAIHRAAGPQLAEACAKLNGCPTGHAKVTPGFNLKAKWIIHAVGPVWKGGVANEKSLLASCYHQALLRTKELEAKTVAFPAISTGAYGFPSDLAAKIAWKTVLSFLSSNVIPNKVIFCLFDSKSYDIYASIQKELLKGNTDFLKDEENQEK, encoded by the coding sequence ATGAAGTTAGATGAAACACTCCATCGGATAGAACTAATTCAGGGTGATATCACTCGGTTAAAGGTTGATGCCATTGTTAATGCTGCCAATGCAAGGCTTATTAAAGGTGGGGGTGTCGATGGAGCTATTCATAGGGCTGCCGGGCCACAATTAGCTGAAGCCTGTGCCAAACTAAATGGTTGTCCAACCGGACATGCTAAAGTTACCCCTGGTTTTAATCTCAAAGCTAAATGGATCATTCATGCTGTTGGTCCAGTTTGGAAAGGTGGAGTAGCCAATGAAAAATCGCTTCTAGCTTCTTGCTATCATCAAGCCTTACTCCGCACCAAAGAACTAGAGGCCAAAACCGTAGCTTTCCCTGCAATTAGCACTGGTGCTTATGGGTTTCCCTCTGATCTAGCAGCTAAAATAGCCTGGAAAACTGTCCTTTCCTTTCTTAGCTCTAACGTGATCCCAAATAAAGTTATATTTTGTCTCTTTGATTCCAAATCCTATGACATTTACGCTTCAATACAGAAAGAACTGCTCAAAGGAAACACGGATTTTTTAAAGGATGAAGAAAATCAAGAAAAATAA